TATGTGGGTGCTGTGGTCAACTTGcatggaggggcagggaagcagcTCTGCAGTGCTCTGAATGATCAGTAGTCAGGTCCTTGGGTTCCCCACCGGAATACCACCATCATCCAATGTGGTGACAGCTGGAATCCTGGGGCTGCCCCGCCCTCTGGAAATGTGGCTAGAAATCCCACCATCCTTTTTCACTGAGACCTTCTGGTTAATGGGAGACACTAATATTCTCTCCTGACCAAGTATTATGTTCTCCTCACCTCTAGTTCTGCTTCCAGATCCAGAGGAAATTCTCAATGCCAGTCCTAGGCAGGCAGAATGGATAAGCTGCCTTCATTCTAGGCACTTCTGAAGGGTCTGACCAGAGGAAGCCAAAGTGGGCTTAAGTTATAGCCCTCCTGATTCTCTTGATCAGTACCTTcaggctttttcttttctctttggcaTCTGttaatggattaaattgtgttccccaaaatatgtgttggtatcctaacccctatatctatggacatgatcctgtttggaaatagagttttctttgttatgttaattggaTCATACTTGATtttgggtgggttctaaatctaatcacttctgagttatcaaaagaacagattagacacagagacaaagacCTGGGGGGAAGAGAGACGCCAGAAACCAAAgaacacccagggctaccaaTAAGGAAGGAATCCACACAGCCAAGGCCGTGATTTGGCCTTTAAGTCACCAGAACTGTgtgaaaagaaatttctgttctttaaagccacccactcatggTATGTTAcggcagcagtaggtaactaagacagcatcctcTGTTGTCagttgctttcgagttgattctgattcctcGTGACCCTACGttgttacatagtagaactgctccatagggctttcttggttgtaaacttaatggaagcagatcgccaggccttttcttctacaCTACTGccagatgggttcgaactgccagcctttaggttatcAGTCAAgtccaaaccatttgtgccacccagggtcctcAACAGCACCCTGGCCCTTGGTATTTGTGACTGGACTGATTTCATTAgcattgattattttcatctgacAGATTGGCTTACTTCACTGCAGACTAATTCCCTCTCAACACCCCTTCCTCAGCCCCTCCTCACCCCTGCAGAGCCCATTTCGTCTGtcattaccatttattgagtgcttgccaCGGCCAGACGCCACACTAAACCATTTACTAACATTAATGCAtgcgttttgtttgtttgtttaatttttattgtggtttaagtgaaagtttacaaatcaagtcagtctctcatacaaaaacttatatacaccttgctacgtactcccaattgctctccctctaataagacagcccgctccctccctccactctctttttgtgtccattctgccagcttctaaccccctccaccctctcatctcccctccagacaggagatgccaacatagtctcaagtgtccacctgatccaagaagctcactcttcaccggcatccctctccatcccattgtccagtccaatccatgtctgaagagttggctttgggaatggttcctgtcctgggccaacagaaggtctgggggccatcaccactggggtccctccagtctcagtcagaccattaagtctggtcttatgagaatttggggtctgcatcccactgctctcctgctccctcaggggttctctgttgtgtcctctgtcagggcagtcatcgattgtagccaggcaccatctagttcttctggtctcaggctgatgtagtctctggtttatgtggccctttctgtctcttgggcttgtaattaccttgtgtccttgatgttcttcattctcctttggtccaggtgggttgagaccaattgatgcattttagatggcctcttgctagcgtttaagagcccagacaccactcaccaaagtgggatgcagaatgttttaatagattttattatgccaattgacttagatgtcccctgaaaccctggtcctcaaacccctacccctgctacgccagccttcaaagcattcagtttattcaggagacttctttgcttttcgtttagtccagttgtgttgacctctcctgtattgtgcgttgtctctcccttcacctataGTAGTCCTTAGCGACTATCTaaatagtgaataccccctcccaccctcccaccctcccccctctcgtaaccatcaaagaatattttcttctcagtttaaactatttctcgagttcttataatagtggtcttatacaatatttgtccttttgcaactaatttcactcagcataatgccttccaattcctccatgttatgaaatgtttcacagattcatcactgttctttatcgatgggtagtattccattgtgtgaatataccgtaatttatccattcgtccactgatgggcaccttggttgcttccatctttttcctgttgtaaacagtgctgcaatgaacatgggtgtgcatatatctattcgtgtaaaggctcttatttctttaggatatattccaaggagtgggattgctggatcatatggtagttctatttctagctttttaaggaagtgccaaattgatttccaaagtggttgtatcattttatattcccaccagcagtgtataagtgttccagtctctccacaacctctccaacatttattcttttttgttttttggattaatgccagcctctttggagtgagatagaatctcattgtagttttgatttgcatttctctaatgactaatgatcgtgagcatttcctcatgtatctgttagctacctgaatgtcttctttagtgaagtgtctgttcatatcttttgcccattttttaattggattatttgtctttttgtagttgagtttttgcagtatcatatagattttagagatcaggcgctgatcggaaatgtcacagctaaaaactttttcccagtctgtaggtaatcttttcacttttttggtgaagtctttggatgagcataggtgtttgatttttaggagctcccagttatgtactttttcttctgcattattagtaatgttttgtatactgtttatgccatgtattagggctcctagcattgtccctattttttattccatgatctttatcattttagattttatatttaggtctttgatccattttgagttagttttgtgcatggtgtgaggtatgggtcttgtttcatttttttgcagatgggtatccagttatgccagcatcatttgttaaaaagactgtcttttccgcatttaactgatttggggcctttgtcaaatatcaactgctgatatgtggatggatttatgtctggattctcaattctgttccattggtctatgtatctgttgttgtaccagtaccaggctgttttgactactgtggcagtataatagtttctaaaatcaggtagagtgaggcctcccactttgttcttctttttcagcaacgctttacttatccagggcctctttcccttccacatgaagttggtgatttgtttctccatctcattaaaaaatgtcgttggaatttggattggaattgcatgaaATCTatggatcgcttttggtagaacagatatttttacaatgttaagccttcctatccatgagcaaggtatgtttttccacttatgtaggtctcttttggtttcttgcgttttgtagttttctttgtataagttttttacatctctagtaggatttattcctaagtattttatcttcttgggggctactgtaagtggtattgatttggtgatttcctcttacatgcagttttttttataagcatgaaactcatttttttaaatcatggtacattcatacaatagAAAACTAGCAGCCAATGTTAATGATGGtgtagaagaatgtagaataacaTGGAAAAACCTTCATAGCATATCAGTAACTAGAAACAACGACCACAAGAAGCCAGGATACCAAATTGTATATACATTGTGAtttcccaattttaaaaaatgttattatttATACGTAGAAAATGACTGGAAGGATGACtccaaaatgttaataatggtTCCGCCTAGTGGCGTGACTACTGcatgcattttacagatgaggaaactcaggctcGAAGAGGTGATGTTGCTTCCCCAGGTTCATGTGGCGCGTGAAATGGCATAGCCAGGCTTTCATGGCTGGCCCCTCGGACTCCGGTGCTTTCAACATTACACTCACCTGTTCCTttgctgatgttttcttcttcccagaaaaagaaaaaaccaagctgcagaagcagagagaggacGAGCTAATCCAGAAGATCCACAGACTGGTGCAGAAGAGAGACTTCCTGGTGGACGATGCGGAGGTCGAGCGCTTAAGGTCAGTGGGTTGTAGGCCCCCCATGAGACCGCCGCCCAACCCTGAGCCCACTCCTGAAACACCAGTCTGCTCCCAGACACACAGTCTTCCCCAGCAGGTGCGGCCCCGCTAAGGCTTCAGGAGGAACACTGAGCCCAAACATACCGCAATTCATATTCAAGAGAAACTCAAATCCAGCCCCCAAAAGCCTTGCAAAGGCCTGTGTGCCTTCAGCTAATAATGTCACTTGAAGAGGTGACAAGGAAGACAGAGCTTCTTTTGTTAAAATAATATGTTATTGTgattttggtgaaggtttacacagtaaattaggttcccatttgacaatttctataaaaTTTGTTTagtgatattagttacatttttacAATGAGTCAACATTCTCTTATATTGAGTTCTGTTTGTTCCCATGTTTCTATACTctagtcttctcatctttgctttagagtaattgttgacctttcaaTTTCAAAGCTTCTTAACCAATTCTCTTCACTGAGCTTTCTCCCCATGCCTCAAAACAACTTCTGGAAACTTCCGTCCTTTGCTATGGAAACTGTCCTCCGCACTGACTTGCTTCTTCCCCTCCATCTCCACGTCCCAGGCTTGTCTTTGGCTTTCTCCTCTCTTTGGAGAAAGGCCTCAGTGCCCCTTCCCAGGGGTCAAGGTCTCCTATTTGCAGTCACACCTGTCTCTTTGATCTGGACACAACAAAGACCGTGAGCCTACAGTGCAGATCtgagggcctgaggactggaaaGCTGTGAATGTTGATTCTTGAATATTTTTGTCCCTGAGCAAAGGAGAGGAGACCAGTGTCCCCTGGCTCCCAGGGCCTCTCCTAACCCAGAGGGCAATGTCTTCTTCACTCTCTGGGTCCTCTGAGACTCCTTTCAGGAATTACCTGCCTAGCTCAGCCAGGCTGGGCTCCCCAACTTTGGTCCTGATGAGCCTCGAAAGAGCCGAGGGGACTCTCCCCCAGAGCTCTACCATGCACCTCCACCTTGTGGGAGCAAGGTATCTAAGGTGGCTTAAAGGCACAGGGTCAAGAGGTACTGCACAGCTCACTGAGCCCCTGGCACAGAGAACGAGTTCTATAAGGTCCATACCCCTGCCCTAGGATCTCACCCCGTCCCAGGTCAGCAGATACCTTTGTACGTCTCTCTGCTTCAGACCAAGTTCATCAAACACAACATACACAGGTAACACCCAACAACGTATGCACCGCACCTACAAAACCCTACCCATTGGCCCACCTAACTAATCTCTTGCCTCATTTCATTGGTTCCTTGGTGCTTTCCTTATTCACTAGACTTTTCTCTTTCACATCTGCCTTCACAGGGAACAAGAGGAAGACAAAGAAATGGCTGATTTCCTGAGAATCAAGTTAAAACCTCTAGACAAAGTAACCAAATCGCCAGCCAGTGAGTGCAGACATGATTCCTTTCcccacacccaccccaccccccatccaacagaaaaggaatttaaaagaaatttggaagccaaagggcacacaaggaaatgctttcaTTGACCCATAGCATGGCGGCAGCCAGGCTGGCTCATCCACAGTTAGAAGAACCCCAcgtttggtttaatgctctgctgccaccgtcttgaaataatttttgaacaaaaaccaaaaaaaccaaaccacatgccatggagtcagttctgaactgatggtgaccccaggtgcgctccataggattttcaaggttgtgacctttcagaaacagatcaccaggcccttcttctgaggcacctctgggtgggtttgaactgccaacctctcagttagtagttaagcacttaaccatttgtgccaccccagGGACTCCCTTTTTTGAACAAGTAgcctcacattttcattttgcactgggctaTACAAATCATATAGCCAGTCCTGGCAGCGGCCTCCCCTCCTTAATCACATGGAGCTGGGTGGGCACCAAGGCAAGAATGTGAGACTGAAGCCCAGGGAGCTCTGGCCCCCTCTAGAAGAAGCTCTGTTGGGGCTGGAACCTCTGGAGGAGTGGAGCAGGAGGCATGCTTCTTAGAATATTAGCCTCACAAGATACTTTTAGCAAAAAAGGGTTTCATGTgaaataagtttgggaaatgctgtATACTTGACCCTCTACTTGGAGGATGCCAGTGTCTCTTAGCATATTAAAGTGATAACGGCTCCTGCTGTCAAAAGAACGATCTTTTCTTTGTTGTTCTAGTGTTTCTAAAATGTATCGCTGCCGTATCAGTGAGGCCTCTTTCAATTATAAGAAATGGACCTTTATTCAAGCTAGCCTAAGCAAAAAAGGGGATTTGTTGAAAGAAGAGCAACACAAACCAGGACCTGAGGGACAGAACATTGTTAGACCTCCCTCACTTTCCTTCCATTTCTTATCCCTGCCCCTCTTTACATGTTAACTTCATATTCTCCTACTAAGCCAGCCTTCTCCATGGGGCCAGACCACAGTTTAGCACCTTCAGGGCAATTCCACAGATTCTCTATTCTGGTATTGAAATATATAAATCTCAGAGAAGGAGTCTGATTGACCCTTCTTGGATTATGTATCCAGCTCTCAGGCTAATCACTGTCACCAAGAGGGTGGGATACTGTGATTGGCCAGGTCAGTGTCACATGCCCACCCCTGCAGCCACAAGGACAGTCTGTTCCCAGAGGAAGAGGGATTGGAAATCTTGCTGGGAAGACAAAACCCAAAAGCTGCCACTATCTACTACAATGACAAACTCAGTTTTCACTGACCACCCATTAACACCCCAGGAAAACAAGGATGTAGTGAAGAAAAAGAAGGGCTGTAGTCCCTTCTGCTGGCCCCTAAAATCACAAGGCACACGGTCTTTAAAGAAATTACCAAGAATGCAGTATAGAGAGACAAAGagatagaaaatagaaaagagagGTTATGAGACATGGAGGATACAATGAGAAGGTCCAACTTACATCTAATAGGCATtccaaaaggcaagaaaacaggtAATGAAGGTAGGAGAATACCTGAAGAGATAATGTATGAGCATTTTCCAGAACTGAAAGATATGAGCCCTCAGGCTAAAGTGACTTGAACAAAATTTCCTGTTTATCCATCTACCAAATACTTCTTGAATGCCAGGCCCTGAGCTAGGCTTGGCAGATGCATTGATGAGGAGAGCTGAATAGGTGAAGGGTGAAAAGCTGTGGCTGGAAGCTGAGGATTGAAGGCCATTGTGCCCAGAGGGAGGTGACAACAGTCACCAGGACCATTTAAAACACACATCAGCTATCATTGCCACACCACCTGGCTTGTGGAGTTGAGCAAGCCCTGGCGAGGGGTTGGGGTGGGGCTGGAGCTACAAATGGTCGGGGCAGTCCTCACctcatctctccctctctccctctgtgcTCCTACCTTGCCACAGGCTCCCGggcagagaagaaagcagagcctCCACCTAGCAAGCCCACGGTGGCCAAGACGGGGCTGGCACTCATCAAGGATTGTTGTGGGGCCACCCAGTGCAACATCATGTAGCCCCCATGCGGGGTGCCCCCAGGGCCATGGGGACCCCTTCCCACCCTCTTGTCTTCATAGCCCCCATTTCACCGGGGCCCAAGAGTTCTCCAAGGCAGAAGGGGTTGAAGGCAAGCCTGTGACTGCCGCCAGGGGCCATGGGCGCGGCGGGCAGGCCCAGCCGCCCTGTACAGAGTGTAGCAATAGGGAGTCCCTCACCGTCGCATGGCCCTTCCCAGAGCATGCTGAACCCAGGAGTCTGTCTCACCTTTTATCCAGCCACCAGGAAAGGTCCTCCTTTGAAAAAGTATATCTCCACGTCTATCTAGCTGTATCTAACCCACCGTGTGAATGGACTGGGAGAGCGGCATTGTCCCCCGGTGTGTATAGTTTTAACTTCTCAACCACCTAGCACCATGTTGGACACATCTCCCATTCACCCTTTGCTCTGCTGTCAGCCCTGCCCCAAATGGGCACAAGTCTGTCCTGTCTGTCCCCTCCCCAGGCAGTGTGCCCCGGAGGGCTCCACAGAGCCCACACGTCTCTCAGGTGCCATAAATGTGGCATTCTCGGGGACACAGAGGGCCCATCTGTCAAGATTGTGCTTTTGTGTAGCACTGTGGTCACATCTCCCACTTCCTCCCAGCCTGTGTCTGAGCACGCTTCACATCAGGAGCGTGTCCACTGAGCTGTTGGCTCTTCCTTCCCTCGGAGCATTAGTCTCACGGGTGGGGAGCAGAGTGGGAATGGGGAGGCCAGGCTGGAGCAGACCCAGTGGTTGGAGGAGGTAGCAGAGCACTAAAGGCTCCAACATCCAAGGCAGGgcagacaggaagagacccaGAGAGGATGCTCTCCCTGCCTGCTGTGGGGCCCAGAGGGAGTGCCAGTAGGACGCCACCTCACCAGCCCTGCCTGCACACAGACCTTGCATCCATCAGGAGAGAGCAGCAACAGGCGGGAGAGGCAGCCTGACCCAACCATGTCCCTTCACTTGGTGGCGTACTTTAACCAGCCTAACAGTTCCATCCATGTAACTCGATGTGTATTTGCTGCAGCCAGCCAGGCATAGCCCATGTGACCTCTCTGTAGCCGTGTGTGTGTCGTGACGGGCCTCAGTAGTTAGCCTAACTCAAGATTCGCTGAAGTGCAACCATCcatcagagaaaataaaaatggaaaccacATACACagcattttaaaagtttttacttttccttttgaTTACAGAAGTAAACTGTGTACATAGTAGACCATTCAGGAAGTATGAAGTTACAGAATCCCTCCAGTCAGAGTCCACCTTTGACATTTTGACgtatttctttttccatcttctatGCTTTTTTTTCCCGCCCATGATTGGTCTCATactgtaccatttttttttccacttagcaTTATATCACTATTGTTCTCCCACATCATTAAAAACTCTTTGTAAAACATTAAATACTCTTCACAAATATTTTCAGTGGTTTCTTATTAATGCATCTTGTGGATATACCGTAACTTCTCTAACCATTTCCTCACTCTTGGACACTTAGCTGCTTCTGGTTTTTCAGTCTTATAAATAATGTTGCTAACAACATCCTGGGGGATGCAGCTTCATCTGGATTTCTGATTTCTCCTTAAAATAGACTCCTACACATGACATTATTGGGCCATTTActgagtgttgttgttagctgccattgagtcagaccCCAACTCGTGGTGATCTCATGCACAATAGGATCAGACCAATgtgatccacatggttttcactggttgattttatgacgtagattaccaggcctttcttcctagtctgtctgagcctGGAAGCGCTACTAAAACCTGTTCTGCATGaacaaataacattttaaaacatcTGTAAATTGAAAGTTAATCTGAATATCCCTCTGGTCATGTCAGCTTTGGGAGTTTACATAGCAGGCTGTATGGACTCCAGAGTGAGCTAGCTTGGGGGCCCCCTCGCCCCTTCCCCAGCTCTTCAGCATCACTATCTCCCATGTTTTTTGGCTTCAGTCCAGGTTTCGGCTGCATCTCACTTCCTGCCATTTCCCCAAGCCACTGCCAGTACCACACGTTGGCCTTAGGGGACACCATGTCTTCCCTCACTACCCTGGATCAAGTATGAAGCCAGAGCCTCCCCACTAACTCACAGGAAAAGCCCCAGGCAGCAAATGACCTGTGGCTCTCCTTTCCCCACTGAAAACATGCATCTGGAAGCCTGACTTTGGCCCAGTTAGAGAGCAGTCACTCATCAATCCAACAAGCCAGAGGAGATGGAAACTGTCATAAAAACCCTGCCTTCAGAAGATCCGTGAGGACCTGGGGTGGACCTAACTTATGCTCCTGCTATTGCTACTgattttataaaaaccaaaaaaagcattGATTTAGGCTTTCACAGTAGAGCAGAGGAAAGTCATTATCCAAGAGGCTACCCCCATCACCAGGTTGCCTGCAAAGCTGGGAACCTCAGAGTTCTGCCCACCCAGACATGCTCCTTCCAGAAGCCAGGTGGGAGGATAACAGGAATACCCTTTAGTGAGAGCAAATCACTGTGTGCAG
The sequence above is drawn from the Elephas maximus indicus isolate mEleMax1 chromosome 12, mEleMax1 primary haplotype, whole genome shotgun sequence genome and encodes:
- the BMERB1 gene encoding bMERB domain-containing protein 1 produces the protein MELKQSLSTHLEAEKPLRRYGAVEETAWKAEGLERNQLDIISMAETTMMPEEIELEMAKIQRLREVLVRRESELRFMMDDIQLCKDIMDLKQELQNLVAIPEKEKTKLQKQREDELIQKIHRLVQKRDFLVDDAEVERLREQEEDKEMADFLRIKLKPLDKVTKSPASSRAEKKAEPPPSKPTVAKTGLALIKDCCGATQCNIM